The Gavia stellata isolate bGavSte3 unplaced genomic scaffold, bGavSte3.hap2 HAP2_SCAFFOLD_124, whole genome shotgun sequence genome includes a window with the following:
- the TAF6L gene encoding TAF6-like RNA polymerase II p300/CBP-associated factor-associated factor 65 kDa subunit 6L: MSEREERRFVELPRESVRLMAESTGLELSDEVAALLAEDVCYRLREATQNSSQFMKHTRRRKLTVEDFNRALRWSNVEAVCGYGSQDALPFRAIKEGELYFQEDREVNLVELALATNIPKGCAETAVRVHVSYLDGKGNLEPQGAVPSAVSTLTDDLLKYYQHVTRAVLGDDPQLMKVALQDLQTNSKIAALLPYFVYVVSGVKSVSHDLEQLNRLLHIARSLIQNPFLCLGSYVRSLIASVMYCALEPLAASINPLNDHWTLRDYAAMLLSRIFWTHGDLVSGLYHQILLSLQKVLADPVRPLCSHYGAVVGLHALGWKAVERVLYPHLPTYWANLQAVLDDYSVSNAQVKADGHKVYGAILVAVERLLKMKAQQAPAPASGAGPRQEGSPRHSPKQDSPAEAGFGLGRPLLQLGGGGGGSGPTSASAPVPPTLSLHDMYRELYDFFGDSLAARFGTGLPPAALPPPGTPEGTRKEPPAFGGEGAARKMPQLTASATVSPREEESPRGEPPAGRPALHRPASLARPRGAPRQPGHRPGARDVFQKCRFAPRGAPRFSFVIAGRQAGRRCQGRLFQTSFPQHHGPGHISRYAQKLPMIGRTTRPARRWPRAEYSLHLLL; this comes from the exons ATGTCGGAGCGGGAGGAGCGGCGTTTCGTGGAGCTGCCCCGGGAGTCGGTGCGGTTGATGGCCGAGAGCACTGGGTTGGAGCTCAGCGACGAGGTGGCGGCCTTGCTGGCCGAGGACGTCTGCTACCGGCTGCGGGAGGCCACGCAG AACAGCTCCCAGTTCATGAAACACACGCGGCGACGCAAACTCACTGTGGAGGACTTCAACCGGGCGCTGCGCTGGAGCAACGTTGAG gcgGTGTGCGGATACGGCTCCCAGGACGCGCTGCCATTCCGGGCCATCAAGGAGGGCGAGCTCTACTTCCAGGAGGACCGAGAGGTCAACCTGGTGGAGCTGGCCCTGGCCACCAACATCCCCAAGGGCTGCGCTGAGACGGCTGTGCGAG TGCACGTCTCCTACTTGGATGGAAAAGGTAACCTGGAGCCGCAGGGAGCTG TGCCCAGCGCCGTCTCCACGCTGACGGACGACCTGCTGAAGTACTACCAGCATGTCACCCGGGCGGTGCTGGGCGACGACCCCCAGCTGATGAAG GTGGCCCTGCAGGACCTGCAGACCAACTCCAAGATCGCCGCCCTCCTGCCCTACTTCGTCTACGTGGTCAGCGGG GTGAAATCGGTGAGCCACGACCTGGAGCAGCTGAACCGGCTGTTGCACATCGCCCGCAGCCTGATCCAGAaccccttcctctgcctgggCTCCTACGTCCGCAGCCTGATCGCCAGCGTCATGTACTGCGCgctggagcccctggccgcCTCCATCAACCCCCTCAATGACCACTGGACCCTGCGTGACTACGCCGCCATGCTGCTTAGCCGCATCTTCTG GACCCACGGCGACCTGGTGAGTGGCCTCTACCATCAAATCCTGCTCTCGCTACAGAAGGTGCTGGCCGACCCCGTGCGCCCGCTCTGCTCCCACTACGGCGCGGTGGTGGGGCTGCACGCCCTGGGCTGGAAG GCGGTGGAGCGGGTGCTTTACCCCCATCTCCCCACCTACTGGGCCAACCTGCAGGCGGTGCTGGACGACTACTCGGTCTCCAATGCCCAGGTCAAGGCCGACGGGCACAAGGTCTACGGCGCTATTCTG GTGGCTGTCGAGCGCCTGTTGAAGATGAAGGCGCAGCAGGCGCCCGCACCGGCGTCCGGGGCCGGCCCGCGGCAGGAGGGCTCCCCGCGGCACAGCCCCAAGCAGGACTCCCCGGCCGAGGCGGGCTTCGGCCTCGGCCGGCCCCTGCTGCAGTTGgggggcggcggtggcggcAGCGGCCCCACTTCGGCGTCAGCCCCCGTGCCACCCACCCTCTCCCTGCATGACATGTACCGCGAGCTCTACGACTTCTTTGGCGACAGCCTGGCCGCCCGTTTTGGCACGGGCCTGCCGCCGGCCGCCCTGCCGCCGCCTGGCACCCCCGAGGGCACCCGGAAGGAGCCACCGGCTTTCGGGGGCGAGGGGGCGGCACGCAAGATGCCGCAGCTGACGGCCAGTGCCACAGTGAGCCCGCGGGAGGAGGAGAGCCCACGGGGTGAACCCCCGGCCGGCCGCCCGGCACTGCACCGCCCGGCCAGCCTGGCCCGGCCTCGCGGGGCCCCCCGGCAGCCCGGCCACCGCCCAGGCGCCCGCGACGTCTTCCAGAAATGCCGCTTCGCGCCCCGCGGTGCCCCACGCTTCAGTTTCGTCATTGCGGGTCGCCAAGCTGGCCGGCGCTGCCAGGGCCGCCTCTTTCAGACCAGCTTCCCCCAGCACCATGGACCCGGTCATATCTCCCGTTACGCCCAGAAGCTGCCCATGATCGGCCGGACCACCCGGCCGGCCCGGCGCTGGCCGCGTGCCGAGTActccctccacctcctcctctga
- the TMEM179B gene encoding transmembrane protein 179B: MAVSVLQLAELALHGAAFLCGIVCASALTVAQGEFGGWCILYGTVSWNGTALVPKSFSHISLCYFVSVVSVVVALYCFSSLLYGIYSCCTDESQWDRTWLSIALVAAFIILFFLLISACILRVGMDAFCASIMQTKSLSSCQEAEHKPWESYSPTRFYSNLYSAQASAWVNVFLWCLLTARLLVQRRREAPFPLLRRNDPEWSAETEAIFRGRPIRP; this comes from the exons ATGGCGGTGTCGGTCCTGCAGCTGGCGGAGCTGGCCCTCCACGGAGCTGCCTTCCTCTGCGGGATCGTCTGTGCTTCGGCCCTCACTGTGGCGCAG GGAGAGTTTGGAGGATGGTGCATCCTCTACGGCACGGTGAGCTGGAACGGGACCGCGCTGGTGCCCAAGTCCTTCAGCCACATCTCGCTCTGCTATTTTGTCTCGGTCGTCTCTGTTGTGGTGGCCCTGTACTGCTTCTCGTCACTCCTCTACGGCATCTACAGCTGCTGCACCGATGAGTCCCAGTG GGACCGCACCTGGCTCAGCATCGCCCTGGTCGCTGCCTTCAtcatcctcttcttcctcctcatctcGGCCTGCATCCTCCGTGTGGGGATGGATGCTTTCTGCGCCTCCATCATGCAGACCAAAAGTCTGTCCAG CTGCCAGGAGGCTGAGCACAAGCCGTGGGAGTCCTACAGCCCAACCCGCTTCTACAGCAACCTCTACAGCGCGCAG GCATCAGCCTGGGTGAACGTGTTCCTCTGGTGCCTACTGACTGCCCGGCTGCTGGTCCAGCGGCGGAGGGAGGCCCCTTTCCCGCTGCTGCGTCGCAACGACCCCGAGTGGAGTGCCGAGACGGAAGCCATTTTCAGGGGACGTCCCATACGGCCCTGA